Genomic segment of Brachyspira suanatina:
GTTGCTAAAGAAAATAAAGATGATTTACCAAAATTAAAAAACTATTTTAATAACTCTGTAAAAATAAAAGCTGAAAAATATGGTAAAAAATGGAAAGACTATTATGAAAGCAGAAACCTTATTAAATAATTTTAATATTATAATCTATTAATGATAAAAAATTAAAACAATATTTTTTATATACCTATATTTCACAAAATAAATAATTATATATTGAATAAATTTTAATATATATTTATATTTCAAACTTTTTATACTTAATATCAAAGTTTAATTTGTATAACTATACCTAAATACATATATTAATATAATTAAAGTACAAATTAAATATAGATGATAATATTTATTGAAAAAAAATATATATTATTGTTATTATATAAAAATTTTTGTATTTTTTATAGAATTTTAAAAAAATTTTTATATAATAATATTTATATATAAAAATTTAGGAGAAAATAAAAATGAAAAAGTTTTTATTAACTGTAATGGCTATTTTAACAATAGCTAGCGGATCAGTGTTTGGTATGTATGGTGCAGACAATACTTGGCTGTTCTTCCTCATACATGGCAACCAGTTAAGAGCTAGAATGAACCAAGTAGGATTCACTCTAGGCAACGGCACTATTAAAGGTACTTTCGGTTTCAAAGCTAATACACTTATTAACGGAAGCATCTTAAATACAGGCAATAAAAATGACAGAAATCCACTAGAAGCTACTATTTCTGCTGGTATAGGTTATACTGGAGACGGTTTCGGTGTTGGTGTAGGTTATAACTATACTTATACTGATCCAAATAATTCTATCCAAACTAAAGCTACTAAAGGAATAAATACTCATACACCTGTTATTACATTCAATGCTGTTAATAATAATTTAAGAGTGGCTATACCTGTAAGCATAGCAGTAGAAAAAGATATAGGTAAATCAGGTAATATAGATAGAAAAGATTATTTAGGTTTAAGCATACCTGCACAAATAAGATATTATACAGGAATAGATGCTTTCAACTACATAAGATTTGAATTCAATTACGGATTGAATCAATATAATGGAGTAGATGCTGCTGGTAAAACTGATAAATATACCGCACAATCTATAAGTTTCCAATTAAGACTTCATTTCTTGAACACAGTTATAAACAATGTAACTGTAAACCCATTCTTAAGAGTTGATTTTGGATCTACGGTAGGTGCTAAAGGTAAATTAGTTGATGGTAGTTTATTACCTGGCGGTTTCGATCAAAGATACACAGCTTGGGCTGCAAAAGGTTGGAGAGAAGCTACAGCCGGCGAAACAGCTTATGACAGAGAATCTTATGACTTAAAAATCATACCTAGCGTATCTTTAAGCGTTAATACTGACTATGTTAATTTAATATTTGAACCTGGTTTAGGATATAGAGTACTAGATGACGGAATTAAAGGAAGTGCTCTTACACATACATTATACTGGCAGGCTTATGGAGAAATCTATATAAGACCTGTTCAGGATCTTGAATGGTATTTTGAAATGGATGTTAATAACGGAGTACCTAAACTTCAAGGTAATGGTGTTAGCGGTGTACCTATTGTATTCGGTGCTAATACAGGTATAACTTGGTATTTACCTGCTTTACAATAATAAGTAATAACAGAAATAACTGATTTTTATATTAGGGGGCTTCATTAAAAAGCTCCTTTTTTTATTACAAAATAAATACAATTTAGTTTATTAATTTAATATGTATATAAATTTCATAAAAAATATACTAAATAAAATTTAAAATTTCATAAAAAATAATAACCGTACAAAAAATTATTATTTTAACGAATTTCAAAAGAATATGGAAAGCGGTACGAGTTTCAA
This window contains:
- a CDS encoding variable surface family protein — protein: MKKFLLTVMAILTIASGSVFGMYGADNTWLFFLIHGNQLRARMNQVGFTLGNGTIKGTFGFKANTLINGSILNTGNKNDRNPLEATISAGIGYTGDGFGVGVGYNYTYTDPNNSIQTKATKGINTHTPVITFNAVNNNLRVAIPVSIAVEKDIGKSGNIDRKDYLGLSIPAQIRYYTGIDAFNYIRFEFNYGLNQYNGVDAAGKTDKYTAQSISFQLRLHFLNTVINNVTVNPFLRVDFGSTVGAKGKLVDGSLLPGGFDQRYTAWAAKGWREATAGETAYDRESYDLKIIPSVSLSVNTDYVNLIFEPGLGYRVLDDGIKGSALTHTLYWQAYGEIYIRPVQDLEWYFEMDVNNGVPKLQGNGVSGVPIVFGANTGITWYLPALQ